A single genomic interval of Sphingobacteriales bacterium harbors:
- a CDS encoding phenylalanine--tRNA ligase subunit beta: MKISYNWLQNYFTQPLPNPNEVADLLTSTGLEVEGVETIHAVKGGLEGVITGQVVQVEKHPNADALRLTKVNIGQAELLNIVCGAPNVAVGQKIVVALVGATLYPINADPITLKKAKIRGEQSEGMICAEDELGIGQSHNGILVLPDHTPIGLPAAQVLGLPNDYIFEIGLTPNRSDAYSHIGVARDLAAAIAIRNNQPVPLNIPSVASFAAPANAPAYPVQVLNANACPRYSGILLEEVKIAESPKWLQQNLQAIGVRPINNVVDITNFILHELGQPLHAFDADKIAGNAIVVNTLAPDTPFVTLDGKERKLHADDLMICNAQQQAMCIAGVFGGLNSGVTEQTTRIFLESAFFDAKYIRKTSFRHLLRTDAAQRFEKTTDINLTLYALQRASLLLQSLAGAKIASAVTDIYPNPKARTRINLSLAKLHKLTGVTIEPQDIRLILQQLDIQIENELPDVLILLVGTNRPDVMRDVDVIEEIIRIYGLDRIPLPKGQQVAFTSTPVPDKVALQKQAAILLSAMGFNEVLCSAITNANYYPQNDPELVLLLNSLNANMDAMRKSMLPGNLEIVLHNQNHKNTDLKLFEFGQTYQQTQATGNKSVKNYPHTPHLTLLLCGKLSAESWQGKTLPTNFYDLKEVVLRLLKAMGVHNLKTNTDLTNCPLPDAKHLAYGLSVEVKGGKTLAVLGLVNPTLLKQFGIKTNEVWYADIQWDVVLQLVTNHKPRFSEVPRFPGMRRDLAVIINENIDYVQLENIAIKIGKQLLKQVNLFDIFVDAQKLGEGKKSYAISLFFQDANRTLTDKDVETVVNQIIHQFKNQLNAEIRA, from the coding sequence ATGAAAATATCCTATAACTGGCTTCAAAATTACTTTACTCAACCCCTGCCAAACCCTAATGAAGTTGCCGATTTGCTAACCTCAACCGGATTAGAAGTAGAAGGTGTTGAAACCATACATGCCGTTAAAGGAGGTTTAGAAGGCGTAATTACCGGGCAAGTTGTACAAGTAGAAAAACACCCAAACGCCGATGCCCTAAGGCTTACCAAAGTAAATATTGGCCAAGCCGAACTTTTGAATATTGTTTGTGGCGCACCCAACGTTGCCGTAGGGCAAAAAATTGTGGTGGCTTTAGTAGGTGCCACTCTTTACCCCATTAATGCCGACCCAATTACCCTAAAAAAAGCTAAAATTCGCGGCGAACAATCAGAAGGAATGATTTGTGCCGAAGATGAGCTTGGAATTGGCCAAAGCCACAACGGCATTTTAGTATTACCCGACCATACCCCAATTGGCCTGCCCGCCGCGCAAGTCCTTGGCTTACCCAACGATTATATATTTGAAATTGGTTTAACTCCCAACCGCAGCGATGCCTACTCGCATATAGGCGTAGCCCGCGACTTGGCAGCAGCCATCGCTATCCGCAACAACCAACCCGTACCATTAAATATACCTTCGGTAGCCTCGTTTGCCGCCCCAGCTAACGCGCCGGCCTACCCCGTACAAGTATTAAACGCCAATGCTTGCCCCCGCTATTCGGGCATACTTTTAGAGGAGGTAAAAATTGCCGAGTCGCCCAAATGGTTACAACAAAACCTACAAGCCATAGGTGTGCGCCCCATTAATAATGTTGTTGATATTACCAATTTTATATTGCACGAATTAGGCCAGCCCCTCCACGCCTTCGATGCCGATAAAATTGCCGGAAACGCCATTGTGGTAAACACCCTTGCCCCCGATACCCCATTTGTTACCCTCGATGGCAAAGAGCGCAAACTACATGCAGACGACTTAATGATATGCAATGCCCAGCAACAAGCTATGTGTATTGCAGGCGTGTTTGGCGGCTTAAACTCGGGTGTAACCGAACAAACTACCCGTATTTTTTTAGAAAGTGCTTTTTTTGATGCCAAATACATCCGGAAAACATCGTTTAGACATTTATTGCGCACCGATGCCGCCCAGCGCTTCGAAAAAACAACCGATATTAATTTAACTTTGTACGCACTGCAAAGGGCAAGTCTTTTATTGCAATCGTTAGCTGGGGCTAAAATAGCCTCGGCAGTTACCGATATTTACCCAAACCCCAAAGCACGTACACGTATTAATTTGTCGCTGGCAAAACTGCACAAATTAACCGGTGTAACCATTGAACCGCAAGACATCCGCCTGATTTTGCAACAGCTTGATATACAAATTGAAAACGAACTGCCCGATGTGTTGATTTTATTAGTTGGCACTAACCGTCCGGATGTAATGCGCGATGTGGATGTAATTGAAGAAATTATCCGGATTTATGGCCTCGACCGGATTCCACTGCCTAAAGGCCAGCAAGTAGCGTTTACCTCAACACCTGTACCCGATAAAGTGGCGCTACAAAAACAAGCCGCTATACTGCTATCGGCAATGGGTTTTAACGAAGTGTTATGCAGTGCTATCACAAACGCCAATTATTACCCTCAAAACGACCCCGAATTAGTGCTTTTGCTAAATAGTTTGAATGCCAACATGGATGCCATGCGCAAAAGTATGCTGCCGGGCAACCTTGAAATTGTACTACACAACCAAAATCATAAAAATACCGACCTAAAACTGTTTGAATTTGGCCAAACTTACCAACAAACACAAGCCACAGGAAACAAAAGCGTTAAAAACTACCCACATACCCCTCATTTAACCCTTTTACTTTGCGGCAAACTATCAGCCGAAAGCTGGCAGGGCAAAACCCTTCCAACTAATTTTTACGACTTAAAAGAAGTTGTTCTGCGATTGTTAAAAGCAATGGGGGTGCACAACTTGAAAACAAATACCGACCTAACAAATTGCCCTCTGCCCGATGCAAAGCATTTGGCTTATGGCCTTAGCGTTGAAGTTAAAGGCGGCAAAACACTAGCTGTTTTGGGCTTGGTAAATCCTACATTGTTAAAACAATTTGGTATAAAAACAAACGAAGTTTGGTATGCCGATATTCAATGGGACGTAGTACTTCAATTAGTTACAAACCATAAACCCAGGTTCAGCGAGGTGCCCCGTTTTCCGGGTATGCGCCGCGACCTTGCAGTAATTATTAACGAAAATATTGACTATGTACAATTAGAAAATATTGCTATCAAAATAGGCAAACAATTACTAAAACAAGTTAATTTATTTGATATTTTTGTAGATGCCCAAAAATTAGGTGAAGGCAAAAAATCCTATGCTATTAGCTTGTTTTTTCAAGACGCCAACCGCACCCTTACCGACAAAGATGTAGAAACTGTTGTCAATCAAATTATTCACCAATTTAAAAACCAGTTAAATGCCGAAATCAGGGCTTAA
- a CDS encoding bifunctional UDP-3-O-[3-hydroxymyristoyl] N-acetylglucosamine deacetylase/3-hydroxyacyl-ACP dehydratase translates to MQQTLAAPIQFEGVGIHTGKSVAITLQPAPENHGIVFCRTDLPNQPLIPADADLVADTTRSTTLQKNEAKVSTIEHLLAALTGSGIDNVLINTNSAEMPIMDGSAQPFIQKINAVGVKTQNTARVVFSPTEPIYFQDEAKGAQYTILPANNLHITTMVNYQSKILGMQYAQMDGLEQFNAQIAQARTFCFLHELQAMLQANLLKGGTLNNAIVVVENPVDDTALAPLATAFNLPQLKVTSAGYLNNTELRYINEPSRHKLLDLVGDLTLVGCALNAHIIANKPGHASNVALAKHLKNIRKKAATPPAQQPPAYDPNATPHYNIIDIQNTLPHRAPFLLIDKIMEQTDNHVIAIKNVTFNEPFFQGHFPGQPVMPGVLIIEALAQAGGMLLLNTVPDPQNYVTFFLKLDEVKFRKPVVPGDTLIFKLVLLGPIRRGICQMKGEAFVGKNLVAEGILTAQLQRRTI, encoded by the coding sequence ATGCAACAAACATTAGCCGCGCCCATCCAATTCGAAGGCGTAGGCATACACACCGGAAAATCTGTTGCCATAACCCTGCAGCCCGCCCCCGAAAATCATGGCATTGTGTTTTGCCGTACCGACTTGCCTAACCAACCCTTAATTCCAGCCGATGCCGATTTGGTTGCCGATACCACCCGCAGCACCACACTTCAAAAAAACGAAGCCAAAGTAAGCACCATCGAGCATTTATTGGCAGCCCTTACTGGGTCGGGCATTGATAATGTGCTTATTAACACAAATAGCGCCGAAATGCCCATAATGGACGGCAGCGCACAACCATTTATACAAAAAATAAATGCCGTAGGTGTAAAAACCCAAAATACCGCCCGTGTTGTTTTTAGTCCAACCGAGCCTATTTATTTTCAAGACGAAGCCAAAGGCGCACAATACACCATTTTGCCGGCCAACAACCTGCATATTACTACCATGGTCAACTACCAGTCGAAAATATTAGGTATGCAGTATGCCCAAATGGATGGGCTTGAACAATTTAACGCGCAAATTGCCCAAGCCCGTACCTTTTGCTTTTTACACGAGTTACAGGCAATGTTGCAGGCAAACCTACTAAAAGGCGGCACGTTAAATAATGCCATTGTAGTTGTCGAAAACCCCGTTGACGATACGGCTTTGGCGCCGCTGGCAACAGCATTTAATTTGCCCCAGTTAAAAGTAACATCGGCGGGCTATTTAAATAATACCGAGTTGCGCTACATCAACGAGCCTTCGAGGCATAAACTGCTTGATTTAGTAGGCGATTTGACCTTGGTAGGATGTGCGTTAAATGCACATATTATTGCCAATAAACCCGGACATGCCAGCAATGTAGCCCTTGCAAAGCACTTAAAAAATATCCGGAAAAAAGCGGCTACCCCACCCGCACAACAACCACCGGCATACGACCCAAACGCTACTCCACATTACAATATCATAGATATTCAAAATACACTACCCCACCGCGCTCCTTTTTTGTTGATTGATAAAATAATGGAGCAAACCGACAACCACGTTATCGCTATAAAAAATGTAACCTTTAACGAGCCGTTTTTTCAGGGGCATTTTCCCGGACAACCCGTTATGCCCGGCGTGCTAATTATAGAGGCACTGGCGCAGGCAGGCGGCATGTTGTTGCTTAACACCGTGCCCGACCCTCAAAATTATGTTACCTTTTTTTTAAAATTAGACGAGGTTAAATTTCGCAAACCCGTTGTGCCCGGCGATACTTTAATTTTTAAATTAGTGCTATTAGGCCCCATTAGGCGCGGTATTTGCCAAATGAAGGGCGAGGCATTTGTGGGCAAAAACTTAGTAGCCGAGGGTATTTTAACCGCCCAACTGCAACGCCGAACAATCTGA
- a CDS encoding 4Fe-4S binding protein — protein sequence MPSTSNKPAFDQQNKAWLNIGMALTTDASTQPLTLPEKLCLALTAIGLLILGFAGFGLVTGISNLIFALGSLMIGGIGFAFFYYKQRNLSGKHPHNGLIFASLTARGAAAWITAVLLTFFYVLLYWYPQYLGLAANKQLPNTGLIGFFDPLSLTLKKQPASQWFVYGTLYTLAIFIMGVKFILKYQHNRYQIIRTISVMFFQTGFAFLLPEVLQRLQQPYFDFKNIWPLNYYFFFDWHIDQLISSGKLGVFMLGWGVFSIIVLTPVLTYFFGKRWYCSWVCGCGGLAETAGDPFRHLSNKKLNAWRLERWLIHGVLIFVFIMTAMVLYTRFTGQATLWFLNSHKLSSWYGFFIGAAFSGVIGVGFYPLLGSRVWCRFGCPMAAILGILQKYFSRFRITTNGGQCISCGNCSTYCEMGIDVRAYAQRGQDVVRAACVGCGICAAVCPRGVLKLENGKKITNNKAIIHVRRDEVDILFPEKEDRK from the coding sequence ATGCCGTCCACATCTAATAAACCTGCATTTGACCAACAAAACAAAGCGTGGCTAAACATAGGCATGGCATTAACTACCGATGCAAGCACCCAACCACTAACCCTACCCGAAAAACTTTGTTTGGCGCTTACCGCAATTGGCTTGCTGATATTGGGTTTTGCTGGGTTTGGCCTCGTTACAGGCATTTCAAACTTGATATTTGCATTAGGTAGCTTAATGATAGGTGGTATAGGTTTTGCCTTTTTTTACTATAAACAGCGCAATCTTAGCGGTAAGCACCCCCACAATGGACTTATATTTGCTTCGTTAACGGCGCGTGGGGCAGCAGCATGGATAACGGCAGTTTTGCTTACGTTTTTTTATGTTTTGTTGTATTGGTATCCGCAGTATTTAGGGCTGGCAGCTAATAAACAACTACCCAACACAGGCTTAATTGGCTTTTTTGACCCCTTAAGTTTGACCTTAAAAAAACAGCCTGCCAGCCAATGGTTTGTTTACGGAACCTTATACACGTTGGCTATTTTTATAATGGGTGTAAAATTTATTCTAAAATACCAACATAACCGCTACCAAATAATCCGGACAATTTCGGTGATGTTTTTTCAAACAGGTTTTGCCTTTTTGTTGCCCGAGGTATTGCAACGCCTTCAACAACCCTATTTCGACTTTAAAAATATATGGCCGCTTAACTACTACTTTTTTTTCGATTGGCATATAGACCAACTTATAAGCAGCGGGAAATTAGGTGTGTTTATGCTGGGTTGGGGTGTTTTTAGTATTATCGTTTTAACCCCTGTTTTAACGTATTTTTTTGGCAAAAGGTGGTACTGCTCTTGGGTATGTGGCTGCGGGGGGCTTGCCGAAACTGCCGGCGACCCATTCAGGCATTTAAGCAACAAAAAATTAAACGCATGGCGACTTGAGCGCTGGCTAATTCATGGCGTATTGATATTTGTTTTTATAATGACCGCAATGGTGCTATATACACGTTTTACCGGACAAGCAACGCTTTGGTTTTTAAACTCGCACAAACTGAGCAGTTGGTACGGATTTTTTATCGGAGCAGCTTTTTCGGGGGTAATTGGCGTGGGTTTTTACCCTTTGCTTGGCAGTAGAGTTTGGTGCAGGTTTGGTTGCCCCATGGCGGCTATTTTGGGTATTTTACAAAAATACTTTTCGCGTTTTCGTATTACCACCAATGGCGGGCAGTGCATCAGTTGTGGCAACTGTAGCACCTATTGCGAAATGGGTATTGATGTGCGCGCTTATGCGCAGCGCGGCCAAGATGTAGTGAGGGCGGCATGTGTAGGGTGCGGTATTTGTGCAGCAGTTTGCCCGCGCGGTGTTCTTAAACTAGAGAACGGCAAAAAAATTACTAATAACAAGGCCATTATTCATGTGCGCCGCGATGAGGTAGATATTTTATTTCCGGAGAAGGAGGATAGAAAATAG